A genome region from Schistocerca nitens isolate TAMUIC-IGC-003100 chromosome 4, iqSchNite1.1, whole genome shotgun sequence includes the following:
- the LOC126253621 gene encoding cuticle protein 18.7-like, whose translation MKVLVVLSALVAASLAKPGYLSSPGLLARALGAPAPALLAAAPAPAPAFIRTVPAANIIIGPEGVPLDTPEVAAAKASHAAAVAETSARDAAANAAAAAAAPAPARAAPAAPAAPAAPAAPVEPANIVIGPEGVPLDTPEVAAAKASHAAAVAETNARDAIANSAPAPAVIAAPAIAAAPALFAARTFAAPAIAAPAIAAAPAIAAGATIIDARTPAATALAAHAITAHAIAAPGIVGPAIVAARGVIAPAANIVIGPDGVPLDTPEVAAARAADTIAHLQAKARLGLLG comes from the coding sequence GTGGTCCTGAGCGCCCTCGTGGCGGCGTCGCTGGCGAAGCCCGGCTACCTGTCGTCGCCCGGCCTGCTGGCGCGCGCCCTGGGCGCCCCGGCGCCCGCGCTCCTGGCCGCCGCCCCCGCACCTGCTCCGGCCTTCATCCGCACAGTGCCTGCCGCCAACATCATCATCGGCCCGGAGGGAGTCCCGCTCGACACTCCCGAGGTCGCCGCCGCCAAGGCCTCGCACGCCGCCGCCGTGGCGGAGACCTCCGCCCGCGACGCCGCCGcgaacgccgccgccgccgcagctgccccCGCTCCTGCACGCGCCGCCCCAGCCGCCCCCGCCGCACCCGCCGCTCCTGCCGCACCTGTGGAACCCGCCAACATCGTGATCGGACCGGAGGGCGTCCCCTTGGACACCCCCGAGGTGGCCGCCGCCAAGGCCTCCCACGCTGCCGCCGTGGCTGAGACCAACGCCCGCGACGCGATCGCGAACTCCGCGCCCGCTCCTGCCGTCAtcgccgcccccgccatcgccgCTGCACCGGCACTGTTCGCTGCCAGAACCTTCGCCGCCCCCGCCATCGCTGCTCCAGCCATCGCTGCCGCTCCAGCCATTGCAGCCGGCGCCACTATCATCGACGCCAGGACCCCGGCGGCGACGGCCCTGGCCGCCCACGCCATCACCGCACACGCTATCGCAGCCCCCGGCATCGTGGGCCCTGCCATTGTTGCTGCTCGCGGCGTGATCGCCCCTGCTGCCAATATTGTGATCGGCCCAGACGGTGTGCCCCTGGACACCCCTGAGGTGGCTGCCGCCAGGGCTGCCGACACCATCGCTCACCTACAGGCCAAGGCGCGTCTCGGTCTCCTGGGATAA